CATTCGAGTTGAAAAAGTCACCGATGTAGTGGAAGAACCTGTTGGATTTGCCGTAGTGACAAAAAAGGATGAAAGTTTGGCCAAAGGAACAGAAAAAACACTTTCTGAAGGTAGTCAAGGTCTCGTTTCCAAGCAATATGAGGTATTGCTTGAAAATGGCAAAGAGGTTGCAAGGAAATTACTTAATGAACAAACGATTAGAGAGAAACAGGATAAGATTGTGGCTGTCGGAACAAAGGATCTTACTAATCAAGTTTCCCGTGGTTCGGAAAGTACTGGAACCTCATTTTATGTGACGGCAACAGCCTATTCAGAAGATTGTAATGGCTGTACCGGACAGACAGCAACTGGTCTTAATCTTCGAGCTAATCCTGATATGAAAGTAATTGCTGTTGATCCAAATATAATACCGCTTGGAACAAAGGTGTATGTGGATGGCTATGGTTATGCAATTGCTGCTGATACGGGCGGGGCGATTAAAGGTTATCGTGTTGATTTATTCATGCCATCTGAAGAAGATTGCTATCGCTGGGGACGAAAAAAGGTGAAACTGACAATTTTAAATTAATTCATTTTGCAGAGGAGTATTCCTCTGCATTTTGCTTTTTAGGCTAAATTCTTTATACTTAAAAACGAGTATATAAGGTTTTTCTTATGTTTTATTTTATGAATCGTTTCGATAATATAGACGATGGACATTACAAAAATGTTTCAACTTTTTTTCAATTTTATAAAATTTTTTTGGAGGGTCAATGAAGATTAAAGAAATTATTGTGGTGGAAGGCAAGGATGACACCACAGCAATCAATCGGGCAGTCGATGCTGATACAATTGAAACGAACGGCTCTGCGGTTAATCAAGAAACAATTGAAAAAATCAAAAGAGCACAAGGAACTAGAGGTGTGATTGTTTTTACTGATCCGGACTATCCTGGAGAAAAAATTAGAAAAACAATTGCCCATCAGGTGCCGGGCTGCAAACATGCTTTCTTACCGAAAGAAGCGGCATTGGCAAAAGGAAATAAAGGAATTGGTGTCGAACATGCCAGCCCCGAAGCCATCAGGGAAGCCCTAAAGGATGCTCAAATTATGCATGAACATATAGCTGAAGAAATTACTCAGGAGGATCTAGTAACTGCCGGCCTTATAGGCGGTGCAGGTGCAAAAGACCGGAGAATTCTGTTAGGAAAACTTCTGAAAATAGGTTATACAAACGGAAAGCAGCTTCATAAACGGTTAATGATGTTTCAAGTCAGCAAACAGGAATTTGCCAAAGCGCTTGCTGTTGTAAGACAGGAGGAACGAAATGGATAAGGATATTGCAACCCCTGTAAGAACAAGGGACATTCTGGAGAAATACGGTTTTTCTTTTAAGAAAAGTCTAGGTCAGAATTTTTTAATTGATACAAATATATTAAAGAAGATCGTTAGTTTTGCTAATTTAACTGAAAAATCTGGAGCTATTGAAATTGGACCGGGAATCGGTGCACTGACAGAGCAGCTAGCACGGGCAAGCAAAAAGGTGACAGCCTTCGAAATTGATCAGCGATTATTGCCCATTTTAGAAGACACGCTATCACCATATTCTAACGTGAAAATAATACATCAAGATGTGCTTAAGGCAGATGTAAATGCAGTACTGGCAGAGGAGATGGCCGGTATAGAGGATGTTATGGTGGTAGCCAATTTGCCTTATTATGTGACAACCCCCATTATCATAAAACTTTTGGAGGACAAGCTGCCTATTCGCGGGATTGTTTGTATGCTTCAGAAGGAAGTGGCTGATCGCATTTCAGCTAATCCTGGAACAAAGGATTATGGCTCCTTGTCCATTGCCATTCAGTATTATACCGAAGCAGAAACTGTCATGATTGTTCCCAAAACCGTTTTTGTTCCGCAGCCAAATGTGGACTCTGCTGTTATTAGGCTTACTTTAAGAGAAAGGCCTGCAGTCAGTGTTAAGGATGAAACCTTCTTTTTTAAGGTGACAAAGGCTGCGTTTGCCCAAAGGAGAAAAACGCTGTTGAATAATTTAACAAGCCAGCTTCCAAACGGGAAAGAAAAGAAAGAAGACATTATCACATCCTTAACAGCAAGTGGCATCGAACCTTCCAGAAGGGGAGAAACATTATCTCTTGCTGAATTTGGCAGACTAAGTGACGAATTATATAAATTTTTTCAATAGACCTTTTGATAGGGTCTATTTTTTTTGCCTATAAATTTCATTGTTCATTTTGCCTTTATGTGTTGATTGGATCACAAAGCAATAAAAATGCTGCAGTTTCTTTTCTTGTCACATGGACAAATTTAAGTGCATAGCCTATGAGAGAAACTATTTTAAGGGCCCTAAATGCTAGTCTAATTGGAGTGACTGCAGTGGAGATAAAAATAATGGATATCGTCGGCAGACGTTCATATAACTGTGATATTCTCTTTCGAGTAATTGATATACGCAAAATAGATGACCAGAATGTTGCCATTCTATATGGAGAGGATTTCCGGTTGGCAGCCGATGCACCATACAACGATTTGGTTGTTATTAATCAAAATGATCGTATGAGGATGTCTAGGGAATACCAGACACTTGAAGAGCAGTCGTTAAAGCTTTTTACTCAAGATGTGGATCTGCTGAGACAAAGGCGGGAATATGAGGCAACAGGTGGCTATGTAAAACCAAGTAATTATTTTCAGATACCGGGAAGGGTTCTTCATCTGGACGGAGACCCCTCATATTTAAAAAAGTGTATGGCATTATATGAGAAAATTGGGGTTCCTGTATTGGGCATTCATTGTAATGAAAAGGAAATGCCTTATAAAATTGGAGAGTTAATCGATTATTATCGTCCTGATATTTTGGTTATTACCGGCCATGATGCTTATTCAAAAGCAAAAGGTAAAATGAGCGACCTGAATGCTTACAGACATTCTCGGCATTTTGTGCAAACTGTCAAAGAGGCTCGGAAGAAAATCCCTCATCTAGATCAATTGGTTATTTTTGCAGGTGCTTGCCAGTCCCATTTTGAATCATTGATCCATGCGGGGGCCAATTTTGCCAGCTCTCCCTCCAGAATAAATATCCACGCTCTTGACCCTGTATATATTGTTGCAAAAATAAGTTTTACCCCTTTTATGGAACGAATTAATGTTTGGGACGTACTAAGAAATACATTAACAGGTGAAAAGGGGCTGGGAGGAATTGAGACAAAGGGAGTGTTAAGGACTGGGATGCCATATAATCCATTAATCGAAGAAGAAGAATAAGTCCTTATAATGGTAAGGCTTATTTTTCTTTTTGGATACATATTACTGCTTCTTTCAGGTAACGCTAGAAATGTTGAAATTTAGTAAAAAAAGTAGAAGAAAAAATGTTGACAATTATTTTGCTGTACTGATATAATTTATATTTTTGTTTGACAGTTCAGGACCAATGTGTTATACTCAAACATAGTGAGGTGGACCGAATGCCAAAAACTTTAGCCGATATTAAAAAGGCTCTCGACTCGAACTTAGGGAAAAGATTGTTACTCAAGGCAAACGGGGGACGTCGAAAAACAATCGAACGTTCCGGTGTATTAGCCGAAACGTACCCTTCAGTTTTCGTAATTGAATTAGATCAAGATGAAAATGCGTTTGAACGTGTTTCGTACAGTTATGCGGATGTATTAACGGAAACTGTTCAAATTACTTTCTATGAAGAAGCATCAGGACATGTAGCGTTAAGCTAAGTATATAAGCAATGAATGGCAGTAAACGAAAAGTTTACTGCTTTTTGCTGTCTAAAGAAATCGCCGCGTTTATGAAATACTCTTATTTATTACATACTAAGAATGCTGTGGAATGAAAGGGGTTGTTTTGATGGGGAGAAGAAGAGGGATTATGTCAAGTCAGTTCAAAGAAGAACTTGCTAAGGATTTAGGATTCTATAATGTTGTTCAAAAGGAAGGATGGGGCGGCATTCGTTCACGGGATGCAGGCAATATGGTAAAACGTGCGGTTGAACTCGCTGAAGCCCAGTTGGCAAATCGTGGCCGACAGTATCCTCAGTCATAATCAGGAGCTTCCACTTGATATAAACACTTAAATTCACCACAGCTGCCAGAGGATGATTTCCTCTGGTTTATTTATAAAAAGGCTATGTTAAAGAACATTGTTGATATTTAAACACTGTTGATTGAAGTGGAAGGCACGAAGACTCCTCGTAAATGCTAACGCATTTCCTTCGTACGTGGGCGGATTTCAAGGACATGATTCAATGTCCTGCGGGAGTACGGGGCCGAGGAGGCTCCCCAGCCGCCCGCGAACCGCTCGTACCTGGATAGGAAATTAGCAGCCAAATTTAACAGCGCCTATAAAAAAGAACAATAGGAAATTTTAACATGACCTAATATAAATAGACTTTTTTCCCTGGCAATCTAATGATAAAATATTGATTTTGATAGGATTTATTCAATCCCACGTCTTACATTGGCCGTTTTGTGGTAAAATAGGACAAAATGTGAAACGGAAGCGCCCGCTGGGTGCTGAGCGGGACAATATAGAAGTAGGTGGAACAATTTGAAGCTTTTAGTCAAGGCACCGGCTAAAATTAATTTGGCATTAGATGTTTTACATAAACGTCCTGATGGATATCATGAGGTTGAAATGATTATGACCACGATTGATTTAGCCGATCGGGTAGAATTAACATTATTAAATCAGGATCGAATACATATTCTTTCCCACAATCGCTATGTCCCTGATGACCAGCGCAATTTAGCATATCAGGCAGCACAGTTATTAAAAAGTCGTTTCGATGTTAAAAAGGGTGTTTTGATTTCTATTGAGAAAACGATTCCCGTTGCCGCAGGTCTTGCAGGCGGTTCAAGTGATGCAGCGGCCACGTTAAGAGGCTTAAATAAATTATGGGGACTGGGCCTAACTTTAGATGAGTTAGCCGAAATTGGAAGTGAAATTGGCTCAGATGTATCTTTTTGTGTATATGGCGGTACGGCACTAGCAAAAGGGAGAGGGGAAATCATTACGGAACTCCCGGCCCCACCGACCTGCTGGGTCATTCTGGCTAAACCATTTATTGGAGTATCCACAGCAGAAGTTTACAGAAGACTCGATTTAAATGAAATTTCCCATCCGAATATTCCTGGTATGATTGCAGCTATTAATGAGCATGATTATGCGAATGTTTGCCGGAATGTAGGGAATGTCTTAGAAGATGTGACATTAAAAGCGTATCCGGTGGTAGCGCAAATTAAAGAGCAAATGAAGCGCTTTGGGGCTGATGCAGTATTAATGAGCGGGAGTGGACCAACCGTGTTTGGAATTGTCCAACATGATTCACGAATGCACCGGATTTATAATGGACTTCGAGGGTTTTGCGACCAAGTTTTTGCAGTCAGAATGTTGGGCGAACGGCATACACTTGATTAAAATCGGATGATAATGGTATTCTTCAATTAGAACATTCGGTTTTGGAGGAATATTATGAAGTTTCGCCGCAGTGAACGTTTGATTGATATGACAAATTATTTACTGGACCATCCTCGCCAGTTAGTGCCGCTTACGTTTTTTGCAGAACGGTACGATTCAGCGAAATCTTCCATTAGTGAGGATTTGGCTATTGTCAAGGAGACCTTCGAGCAAAGAGGAATTGGCACATTGCAAACGGTACCTGGAGCGGCCGGTGGTGTCAAATTTTTTGTGAAGGTGAGTCAAGAAAAAGCAGAGCCTTTTGTGAACGAGCTTTGTGATGTAATGGCTGACCCGGACAGGCTTTTGCCTGGCGGATATTTATATTTAACAGATATTTTGGGAAACCCGCAGATTGTGCAAAAGGCAGGAAGAGTCATCGCTTCAGCATATGCCGATACGGAAATTGATGTGGTAATGACAGTGGCAACAAAAGGGATCCCCCTTGCGTATGCGGTTGCCAGCCAGTTAAATGTCCCAGTTGTGATTGTTCGGAAAGACAGTAAGGTAACAGAAGGGCCTACAGTCAGTATTAACTATGTATCGGGTTCAGCAAAACGAATTCAGACCATGCTGCTGTCGAAACGGAGCATCAAGGAAGGCTCAAAGGTCTTAATTGTTGATGACTTTATGAAGGCTGGCGGCACGGTAATGGGCATGATTAGTATGCTGGAGGAATTCAATGCAAGTGTTGCCGGCATCTCCGTTTTAGTTGAGGCTGAAAAAACCCAGGAACGGCTGGTTAATGAATATATTTCGCTTGTTAAGCTGTCTGATGTCGATGAAAAAGAAAAAATGATTAATGTTCATGCGGGAAATTATTTAATTCCATAGGATGGAGGAGATTATAAAATGAAAGCAGTTCAAACAAATCAAGCACCGGCTGCCATCGGCCCGTACTCTCAAGGAATTATTGTAAATAATCTGTTTTATAGCTCTGGGCAAATTCCATTAACTGCAGAAGGAAATATGATTACCGGCGATATTAAAGAACAAACACACCAGGTATTTCGTAATTTGCAGGCTGTTTTGGCAGAGGCAGGTGCATCATTAGAAACTGTTGTAAAAACAACTGTTTTTATTAAAGATATGAATGACTTTGCTGCATTAAACGAAGTATACGGAGAATATTTTTCAACCCATAAACCTGCACGTTCCTGTGTAGAGGTAGCCCGTCTGCCGAAGGATGCTTTAGTAGAAATTGAAGTAGTAGCGCTCGTGAAATAAACGGGCGTTTTTTATTGTAATTAATTTACAGAAACAAAGGATCGTATAAAAAAGTTAAGTAATAATGACCGCGCAAAACACATCTTTTATTAGTTCGTTAAGTAAGTGCTTACAGTCTTTTATGTAATATTTGGACATAAATGAAAATGTTTCACCATTTTGCCCTATTTTTTCTAAAAAATTTTAATTTTAAAGAAGGAAAACAGGAATAATTGTTGAATGTATTTAATAAGCTTTTTATCTTACCAAAAAGGGTGTGAGCACATGGAAGTAACAGACGTAAGATTACGCCGTGTTAATACGGATGGCCGTATGAGGGCAATTGCTTCAATTACATTAGATAATG
Above is a genomic segment from Neobacillus endophyticus containing:
- the rnmV gene encoding ribonuclease M5, with the translated sequence MKIKEIIVVEGKDDTTAINRAVDADTIETNGSAVNQETIEKIKRAQGTRGVIVFTDPDYPGEKIRKTIAHQVPGCKHAFLPKEAALAKGNKGIGVEHASPEAIREALKDAQIMHEHIAEEITQEDLVTAGLIGGAGAKDRRILLGKLLKIGYTNGKQLHKRLMMFQVSKQEFAKALAVVRQEERNG
- the rsmA gene encoding 16S rRNA (adenine(1518)-N(6)/adenine(1519)-N(6))-dimethyltransferase RsmA, which encodes MDKDIATPVRTRDILEKYGFSFKKSLGQNFLIDTNILKKIVSFANLTEKSGAIEIGPGIGALTEQLARASKKVTAFEIDQRLLPILEDTLSPYSNVKIIHQDVLKADVNAVLAEEMAGIEDVMVVANLPYYVTTPIIIKLLEDKLPIRGIVCMLQKEVADRISANPGTKDYGSLSIAIQYYTEAETVMIVPKTVFVPQPNVDSAVIRLTLRERPAVSVKDETFFFKVTKAAFAQRRKTLLNNLTSQLPNGKEKKEDIITSLTASGIEPSRRGETLSLAEFGRLSDELYKFFQ
- the yabG gene encoding sporulation peptidase YabG codes for the protein MEIKIMDIVGRRSYNCDILFRVIDIRKIDDQNVAILYGEDFRLAADAPYNDLVVINQNDRMRMSREYQTLEEQSLKLFTQDVDLLRQRREYEATGGYVKPSNYFQIPGRVLHLDGDPSYLKKCMALYEKIGVPVLGIHCNEKEMPYKIGELIDYYRPDILVITGHDAYSKAKGKMSDLNAYRHSRHFVQTVKEARKKIPHLDQLVIFAGACQSHFESLIHAGANFASSPSRINIHALDPVYIVAKISFTPFMERINVWDVLRNTLTGEKGLGGIETKGVLRTGMPYNPLIEEEE
- the veg gene encoding biofilm formation stimulator Veg, whose translation is MPKTLADIKKALDSNLGKRLLLKANGGRRKTIERSGVLAETYPSVFVIELDQDENAFERVSYSYADVLTETVQITFYEEASGHVALS
- a CDS encoding small, acid-soluble spore protein, alpha/beta type, giving the protein MGRRRGIMSSQFKEELAKDLGFYNVVQKEGWGGIRSRDAGNMVKRAVELAEAQLANRGRQYPQS
- the ispE gene encoding 4-(cytidine 5'-diphospho)-2-C-methyl-D-erythritol kinase, giving the protein MKLLVKAPAKINLALDVLHKRPDGYHEVEMIMTTIDLADRVELTLLNQDRIHILSHNRYVPDDQRNLAYQAAQLLKSRFDVKKGVLISIEKTIPVAAGLAGGSSDAAATLRGLNKLWGLGLTLDELAEIGSEIGSDVSFCVYGGTALAKGRGEIITELPAPPTCWVILAKPFIGVSTAEVYRRLDLNEISHPNIPGMIAAINEHDYANVCRNVGNVLEDVTLKAYPVVAQIKEQMKRFGADAVLMSGSGPTVFGIVQHDSRMHRIYNGLRGFCDQVFAVRMLGERHTLD
- the purR gene encoding pur operon repressor: MKFRRSERLIDMTNYLLDHPRQLVPLTFFAERYDSAKSSISEDLAIVKETFEQRGIGTLQTVPGAAGGVKFFVKVSQEKAEPFVNELCDVMADPDRLLPGGYLYLTDILGNPQIVQKAGRVIASAYADTEIDVVMTVATKGIPLAYAVASQLNVPVVIVRKDSKVTEGPTVSINYVSGSAKRIQTMLLSKRSIKEGSKVLIVDDFMKAGGTVMGMISMLEEFNASVAGISVLVEAEKTQERLVNEYISLVKLSDVDEKEKMINVHAGNYLIP
- the ridA gene encoding 2-iminobutanoate/2-iminopropanoate deaminase, which produces MKAVQTNQAPAAIGPYSQGIIVNNLFYSSGQIPLTAEGNMITGDIKEQTHQVFRNLQAVLAEAGASLETVVKTTVFIKDMNDFAALNEVYGEYFSTHKPARSCVEVARLPKDALVEIEVVALVK